From a region of the Besnoitia besnoiti strain Bb-Ger1 chromosome I, whole genome shotgun sequence genome:
- a CDS encoding ribosomal protein RPS9 (encoded by transcript BESB_004980): protein MTKSYRTYSKTARSPKRPFEKERLDQEMKLLGEYGLKNKREVWRVQYALAKIRSAARELLTLEEKDPRRLFQGPALLRRMVRLGLLGESEQKLDYVLGLTVAKFLERRLQTKVFKLGLAKSIHHARVLIRQRHIRVGKHIVDIPSFMVRVDSEKHVDYAITSPFGGGRPGRVKRRSLKGGNAEGGDDE from the exons ATGACGAAGTCCTACCGCACGTACAGCAAGACTGCTCGCAGTCCCAAGCGCCCCTTCGAGAAG GAGCGCTTGGACCAGGAAATGAAACTCCTGGGCGAGTATGGTCTGAAGAACAAGCGCGAGGTGTGGCGGGTGCAGTACGCCCTTGCTAAGATTCGCTCGGCAGCCAGAGAGTTGCTCACTCTTGAAGAGAAGGATCCTCGGAGACTTTTCCAAG GACCAGCTCTGTTGCGTCGTATGGTTCGTTTGGGATTGTTGGGAGAGTCTGAGCAGAAGCTCGATTATGTTCTGGGGCTTACTGTTGCCAAGTTTCTGGAGAGACGCCTTCAGACCAAGGTTTTCAAGCTTGGTCTCGCGAAGTCTATTCACCATGCCCGCGTCCTCATCCGTCAGCGTCACATCCGCGTGGGTAAGCACATCGTCGATATCCCCTCTTTCATGGTTCGCGTTGACTCCGAGAAGCACGTCGACTACGCCATTACTTCTCCGTTcggaggcggccgccccgGTCGTGTAAAGAGACGCTCCCTCAAGGGCGGCAACGCCGAGGGTGGAGACGACGAGTAA
- a CDS encoding hypothetical protein (encoded by transcript BESB_004970) produces the protein MGVLRALYSRVSQRVWSALHFRVGSRGQVRTNKGFKPTNFPHFGAALFFARHSKGLTRDTVEKFVRLNVSEAQKQEMKSWRGGLVNSIEKGTCIPSREVQSRLEQVVGVPLTRRKKAGSRRL, from the exons ATGGGGGTTCTGCGTGCTCTCTACAGCCGTGTCTCTCAGCGCGTCTGGAGCGCCCTGCATTTCCGCGTCGGCAGCAGAGGACAAGTCCGAACAAACAAAGGATTCAAGCCGACAAACTTTCCTCACTTTGGAGctgcgctcttcttcgcgcg GCACTCGAAGGGACTCACGCGAGACACTGTGGAAAAATTCGTCAGGCTCAACGTGtccgaggcgcagaagcaggaAATGAAGAGTTGGCGCG GGGGGCTGGTGAACTCGATTGAGAAGGGGACGTGTATTCCGTCGCGGGAAGTGCAGAGTCGCCTTGAGCAAGTCGTCGGCGTTCCCCTCACgcgcaggaagaaggcgggaaGCCGGAGGCTGTAA
- a CDS encoding hypothetical protein (encoded by transcript BESB_004960) gives MSLFGAKPQAQATTGGLFGSSSSTGLGTGLFSSSTSSSLFPSTQAPATSSPAPAGGLFASSPAAAASAPALAAPAASSLSSLPLHQQQYVQVLGMRTQQAETLLSDDNLSMVNFLYQFDPTHAASRKNALLENQLQAFALQNPAEGSTLLSKWRKASTKNADPQSCQIIPIRGVKELAERVKMAAQATELLAETLGTVAKDTEKLMARNQQMCEKLDLVRQRHTSLSHEFIKVVNLVENVAVSRGVAEKNPRSEAANAQILASLEEDFPWEAWQRRIDLLRVWLSTLQRTNAVATGAPAPSESEQEGNSLLDKEQEDALVEILSAQTEAVEATTQCLGNTEQDVERLEAALECRRRRSADKHRL, from the exons ATGTCTCTGTTTggggcgaagccgcaggcgcaggcgacgacgggggGCCTCTTtggctcctcttcttcgaccGGCCTGGGCACGGGCTtgttctcttcttccacttcttcttcgcttttcccgtcaacgcaggcgcccgcgacttCTTCTCCCGCCCCGGCCGGCGGGCTCTTTGCTTCCtccccagccgccgcggcctctgcaccCGCCTtggctgcgcccgcggcttcgtcgctctcctcgctgcctctgcaccAGCAGCAGTACGTGCAGGTGCTCGgcatgcgcacgcagcaGGCTGAGACGCTGCTATCTGACGACAACTTGTCTATGGTGAATTTCCTGTACCAGTTCGACCCCACGCATGCGGCGAGCCGCAAGAATGCGCTCCTGGAGAACCAGCTGCAGGCATTCGCGCTTCAGAACCCCGCCGAAGGCTCCACACTCCTGTCCAAGTGGAGGAAAGCCTCGACGAAGAACGCCGACCCTCAAAGCTGCCAAATCATCCCCATTCGCGGCGTAAAGGAGCTCGCTGAGCGAGTCAAAATGGCCGCCCAGGCCACCGAGCTGCTCGCCGAGACGCTCGGCACCGTCGCCAAAGACACTGAGAAACTCATGGCGAGGAACCAGCAGATGTGTGAAAAG TTGGACCTCGTCCGGCAGCGGCACACGTCGCTCAGCCACGAGTTCATCAAAGTCGTCAATTTAGTCGAAA ACGTAGCTGTaagccgcggcgtcgcggagaagaacccgcggagcgaggcggccaACGCGCAAATTCTCGCATCTCTCGAG GAGGACTTCCCGTGGGAAGCGTGGCAGCGACGGATCGACTTGCTGCGGGTGTGGCTTTCGACTCTCCAACGCACGAATGCGGTCGCGACGGGCGCCCCGGCTCCCTCTGAAAGCGAGCAAGAGGGCAACTCTCTGCTTGACAAAGAGCAAGAAGATGCGCTCGTTGAGattctctctgcgcagacCGAGGcagtggaggcgacgactCAGTGCCTGGGCAATACTGAGCAAGATGTGGAgcggctcgaggctgcgctgGAGTGTCGGCGACGAAGGTCGGCAGACAAACACAGGCTCTAA
- a CDS encoding subtilisin SUB6 (encoded by transcript BESB_004990), with product MSPWLLLFPLLILLLGPFQECAGEGYMKNHGNSTRDQDPGIDPRETMLGDETVSSREHLRRTLCKKYYTIVLGMHPSFNVDKLDCDHRPGPEIERIIESSGELKMMDPAQARQDRIEALKRLQKEAEASPTDRVIVEWDTACLKDLPSRMAEFMANEYGGSVSVFDEYELHDSSERIVLKRGVYFRDRIGVKDKTDPEVRQVLKGREYALGIIASTLGLEVWGPGSGAPCEGACRKALQSAMLAKDVPTLEAAHYSRLGVDVLHLKNLKKHKEIWGIKKAAEIPSVILRLAETRETSSATPDGRYLAASAREATSCILKMSDDQKREVQTPAAGRRHTQISGGNAIADDFVVAVLDTGCFIHQDFIDGFDIENSRFWINKGETDCENRIDDDGNGYVDDCFGWDFVGDQAYPFVDDLGHGTSVTSVLAARHGSNAGGRGIMSTGKVMCLRVGGRNGIWLSDTIPALDYALRMGAKVSNHSYGGKGFDQAEFTAFRRASQADHLAVTAAGNSGCDVDSDETCLFTPGAFDLEGILNVGANDVAGHRAVFSNYGKHAVDVFAPGQSIFVGTNKMPNQVEKTCKYCYEFIDGTSFAAPMVSGMAAALWTHFEITQPIGWVRNTKKKSMRVKEAIMYSVTGSRGVAGAGQVNGVVNFYKALHYYDTIPSVYKAEFPDPNGGYQAQGVAAETLSGAWRSSMRTLLALCATFAQHTWFLASP from the exons ATGTCTCCATGGCTTCTTCTATTTCCTCTGCTTATCCTCCTCCTCGGTCCATTCCAAGAATGCGCTGGTGAAGGCTATATGAAGAACCATGGAAACTCGACAAGGGATCAAGACCCAGGGATCGACCCACGGGAAACAATGTTGGGAGACGAGACGGTGTCGAGTCGCGAGCATTTGAGGCGAACTCTGTGCAAAAAGTACTACACGATTGTCTTGGGGATGCATCCCTCTTTCAATGTTGACAAGCTCGACTGTGACCACCGGCCAGGTCCAGAGATTGAGCGTATCATTGAGAGTTCCGGAGAACTCAAGATGATGGACCCCGCGCAAGCTCGACAGGACCGCATTGAG GCACTGAAGCGGCTTCAGAAAGAAGCGGAGGCTAGCCCAACGGATCGCGTGATCGTAGAATGGGACACGGCCTGTCTCAAGGATCTTCCTTCGAGGATGGCGGAATTCATGGCTAATGAATACGGCGGTTCTGTGTCCGTGTTCGACGAGTATGAACTCCATGACTCCTCAGAACGGATCGTGCTGAAGCGAGGTGTTTATTTCAGGGACAGGATCGGGGTGAAGGACAAGACCGACCCTGAAGTGCGTCAGGTGCTCAAAGGGCGCGAGTACGCTCTAGGTATCATCGCCAGCACTTTAGGGTTAGAAGTATGGGGTCCTGGTAGTGGCGCGCCGTGCGAGGGGGCTTGCCGAAAGGCACTCCAGAGCGCCATGCTGGCCAAGGACGTCCCGACGCTTGAAGCGGCGCACTATTCGCGACTTGGGGTCGACGTTTTGCACTTGAAGAATTTAAAAAAACACAAAGAG ATATGGGGGATAAAAAAGGCGGCGGAAATCCCCTCAGTTATCCTGCGTCTTGCGGAGACTCGAGAAACCTCGAGTGCAACACCCGACGGTCGGTATTTGGCCGCGTCAGCGCGTGAGGCGACCAGCTGCATCCTGAAGATGTCTGATGACCAGAAACGCGAGGTGCAGACTCCCGCTGCCGGTCGGAGACATACGCAGATAAGCGGCG GGAATGCTATTGCTGATGATTTTGTCGTGGCGGTCCTGGACACGGGTTGTTTCATCCACCAAGATTTCATCGATGGCTTCGATATTGAGAACAGTCGGTTTTGGATTAACAAGGGAGAGACCGACTGTGAGAATAGGATCGACGATGATGGGAATGGATACGTGGATGACTGCTTCGGGTGG GATTTTGTGGGAGATCAGGCATACCCATTCGTTGACGACCTCGGCCATGGAACGTCTGTGACATCCGTTCTTGCGGCTCGACATGGTAGCAACGCTGGTGGCAGAGGGATCATGTCCACAGGAAAAGTTATGTGTTTGCGAGTCGGCGGTCGCAACGGCATTTGGCTCTCCGACACCATTCCTGCACTAGATTACGCGCTCCGGATGGGTGCCAAAGTGTCCAACCACTCGTACGGAGGCAAAGG GTTTGATCAAGCTGAATTCACAGCTTTCCGGCGAGCTTCGCAAGCGGATCACCTAGCAGTTACTGCTGCTGGAAACAGCGGTTGCGACGTCGACAGTGACGAAACTTGTCT GTTCACTCCCGGAGCCTTCGATCTTGAGGGCATCCTGAATGTGGGCGCTAATGATGTCGCCGGCCATCGGGCGGTCTTTTCCAACTATGGGAAGCACGCAGTGGACGTGTTCGCACCCGGTCAAAGCATATTTGTTGGGACGAACAAAATGCCAAATCAGGTGGAGAAGACATGCAAGTATT GCTACGAGTTCATAGATGGTACATCTTTCGCCGCTCCTATGGTGTCCGGCATGGCGGCGGCCCTGTGGACGCATTTCGAGATAACGCAGCCTATCGGCTGGGTGCGGAATACCAAAAAAAAGAGTATGCGTGTCAAAGAGGCAATCATGTATTCGGTTACTGGATCGCGTGGCGTTGCAG GTGCTGGGCAAGTGAACGGGGTAGTCAACTTTTATAAAGCTCTGCACTACTACGACACAATTCCCTCCGTGTACAAGGCGGAGTTTCCCGACCCCAACGGAGGATACCAGGCTCAAGGCGTTGCTGCAGAAACACTTTCCGGCGCGTGGCGTTCCTCCATGCGAACTCTTCTCGCGTTGTGTGCGACATTTGCTCAACACACTTGGTTCCTGGCGTCCCCTTGA